Proteins from one Deinococcus apachensis DSM 19763 genomic window:
- a CDS encoding DUF4127 family protein has protein sequence MRRAALLPALLLAACAGAQTLVPLDSRPATRVLPALIAGVGGKAVQVPGAGLLGNAQRGADPAALAAWLNAQPTDGPLVVALDAFAYGGLVQSRTSPLSVEEALSRLQPVRDWQARTEQPVYAFITLPREPDATNRERNLAVVRGMIGWARDGVFRELHVTWDDALPGSPAPAEGAELAKDAPANVRVYPGADEVLAMLAARALAPAEKTVRVEYSDPVKAQGVIRYEGIPLTGSAVNHARASGFRVVDSGAADLTLFVYNGGDARQAAVRVSALLRRGPVAVADVAQVNLGNSRLWTDLATLRQHANLRSLAAWGTPGNNLGTALAHARLTLEGADPIRQDALLAREYANDVIYSGEVRAALRKAIPEAELNTSAGQAKLLELARDYFPLRVGLTYTLDDATLPWGRSFEWDFDLKGK, from the coding sequence ATGCGCCGCGCTGCCCTCCTCCCCGCCCTGCTGCTCGCCGCCTGCGCGGGCGCGCAAACCCTCGTGCCCCTGGATTCGCGCCCGGCGACCCGGGTGCTGCCCGCCCTGATCGCGGGCGTCGGCGGGAAGGCGGTGCAGGTGCCCGGCGCTGGCCTCCTGGGAAATGCCCAGCGCGGGGCGGACCCGGCGGCGCTGGCAGCCTGGTTGAACGCCCAGCCAACCGACGGGCCGCTCGTCGTGGCGCTCGACGCCTTTGCCTACGGCGGGCTGGTGCAGTCGCGGACGAGCCCGCTGAGCGTGGAGGAAGCCTTGAGTCGCCTCCAGCCCGTGCGTGACTGGCAGGCCCGGACGGAGCAGCCCGTCTATGCCTTCATCACCCTGCCGCGCGAGCCGGACGCGACGAACCGGGAACGCAACCTGGCGGTGGTGCGCGGGATGATCGGCTGGGCGCGGGACGGCGTGTTCAGGGAGTTGCACGTGACCTGGGACGACGCCCTGCCCGGCAGCCCCGCCCCGGCCGAGGGAGCCGAGTTGGCAAAGGATGCCCCCGCCAACGTGCGCGTCTACCCCGGCGCCGACGAGGTGCTGGCGATGCTGGCCGCCCGGGCGCTTGCTCCCGCCGAGAAGACGGTGCGGGTGGAGTACAGCGACCCGGTGAAGGCGCAGGGAGTCATCCGGTACGAGGGCATTCCCCTCACCGGGAGCGCCGTCAATCACGCGCGGGCCAGCGGCTTCCGGGTGGTGGACTCGGGTGCCGCCGACCTGACGCTGTTCGTGTACAACGGCGGAGACGCGCGGCAGGCGGCGGTGCGGGTCAGCGCCCTTCTGCGGCGCGGCCCGGTCGCGGTGGCTGACGTGGCGCAGGTGAACCTGGGCAACTCCCGGTTGTGGACCGACCTCGCCACGTTGCGCCAGCACGCCAATCTCCGCTCGCTGGCGGCCTGGGGCACGCCGGGCAACAACCTGGGCACGGCGCTCGCCCATGCCCGGCTGACGCTGGAGGGGGCCGACCCCATCCGGCAGGACGCCCTGCTGGCCCGCGAGTACGCCAACGACGTGATCTACAGCGGCGAGGTGCGCGCGGCCCTCCGCAAGGCTATCCCCGAGGCGGAGCTGAACACGTCCGCCGGGCAGGCCAAGCTGCTCGAACTCGCCCGCGATTACTTCCCCCTGCGCGTCGGCCTGACCTACACGCTGGACGACGCGACGCTCCCGTGGGGCCGCTCCTTCGAGTGGGACTTCGACCTGAAGGGGAAGTGA
- a CDS encoding potassium channel family protein, producing the protein MKTKQCLVIGLGRFGTAVATTLYEMGHEVVAIDQNEENVERVMNLVTHAAVADASDERALRSIGAADFDVVVVAIGTDVQANILATMNAKSLGAPYVVTKAIDEMARRVLERIGADLVIRPEHDMGVRLARQIATPNIVDTLDLGGDYAIVEIEANERLRGTLRDLNLTGRFGVQVIAVSRAGKVEVTPRAEDEVRPHDKLVVIGTGHSLDELRRYLGE; encoded by the coding sequence ATGAAGACCAAGCAATGCCTGGTGATCGGCCTGGGCCGCTTCGGCACCGCCGTCGCCACCACCCTGTACGAGATGGGCCATGAGGTCGTCGCCATCGACCAGAACGAGGAGAATGTCGAGCGGGTAATGAACCTCGTCACCCACGCCGCCGTCGCGGACGCCAGCGACGAGCGGGCACTGCGGAGTATCGGCGCCGCCGACTTCGACGTGGTCGTCGTCGCCATCGGCACGGACGTGCAGGCGAACATCCTCGCCACCATGAACGCCAAGAGCCTGGGCGCGCCGTACGTGGTCACCAAGGCCATCGACGAGATGGCGCGGCGCGTGCTGGAGCGAATCGGCGCCGACCTGGTGATCCGGCCCGAGCACGACATGGGCGTGCGGCTCGCGCGGCAGATCGCCACGCCGAACATCGTGGACACGCTCGACCTGGGCGGAGACTACGCCATCGTCGAGATCGAGGCGAACGAGCGGCTGCGGGGCACCCTGCGCGACCTGAACCTGACGGGGCGCTTCGGGGTGCAGGTGATCGCCGTCAGCCGGGCCGGGAAGGTGGAGGTCACCCCCCGCGCCGAGGATGAGGTGCGCCCGCACGACAAGCTGGTGGTGATCGGGACGGGGCACAGCCTGGACGAGCTCCGGCGGTATCTGGGGGAGTGA
- a CDS encoding TrkH family potassium uptake protein yields MPPTPPPLARPRRGLAARLQPPQLIALVYLLGIGLATALLHLPGVTVPGAGLGSIDRLFTATSAICITGLVVADTGEAFTRFGQVLIILLAQVGGLGILTFGTLFAFLSGRRVNFTERQHLAQQVSALDVGGVLPLIRIIFLYTLVAEGAGAALLALRFVPQFGLGEGLYQAVFHSISAYNNAGFSVVPGGMGQYAQDPLVSLTLCGLIILGGLGFLVQLNVLLHFLGPRRHRLTVYSKLTLLTTGLLLLIGAALILALEWDNPATLGTLRAPGKLLAAFFQGVTPRSAGLATVDINGMTSASLFLLIALMFIGANSGSTGGGIKTSTFAILVGSAWNMVRGRGELIAFGRRVEPENVVRAGTVTTLYALLVASSFFALLATNPKLGFTHLLFETVSAAATVGLSLNITPLVNDPGLVILTVLMYLGRIGPVTFAVAFSLRSQQSRSVKYPPERNILVG; encoded by the coding sequence ATGCCGCCCACGCCTCCCCCACTCGCCCGGCCACGGCGCGGCCTGGCGGCCCGGCTCCAGCCGCCGCAACTGATCGCGCTGGTGTACCTGCTGGGCATCGGGCTGGCAACGGCGCTGCTGCACCTGCCCGGCGTGACCGTGCCCGGCGCGGGGCTGGGGAGCATCGACCGTCTGTTTACCGCCACCAGCGCCATCTGCATCACTGGCCTGGTCGTGGCGGATACCGGGGAGGCCTTCACCCGCTTCGGGCAGGTGCTGATCATCTTGCTGGCACAGGTGGGCGGGCTGGGCATCCTGACCTTTGGGACGCTGTTCGCCTTCCTGAGCGGGCGGCGGGTCAACTTCACCGAGCGGCAGCATCTGGCGCAGCAGGTGAGCGCGCTCGACGTGGGCGGCGTGCTGCCGCTGATCCGCATCATCTTCCTGTACACCCTCGTCGCCGAGGGCGCCGGGGCGGCGTTGCTCGCCCTGCGCTTCGTGCCACAGTTCGGGCTGGGGGAGGGCCTGTATCAGGCCGTCTTTCATTCCATCAGCGCGTACAACAACGCGGGGTTCAGCGTGGTGCCCGGCGGGATGGGGCAGTACGCGCAGGACCCGCTGGTCAGCCTGACGCTGTGCGGACTGATCATCCTGGGCGGCCTGGGTTTCCTGGTGCAACTGAACGTGCTGCTGCACTTCCTCGGCCCCCGCCGCCATCGCCTGACCGTCTACAGCAAGCTCACGCTGCTGACCACCGGGCTGCTGCTCCTGATCGGCGCGGCGCTGATCCTGGCACTGGAATGGGACAATCCCGCGACGCTGGGGACGCTGCGCGCACCCGGCAAACTGCTCGCCGCCTTCTTCCAGGGCGTCACGCCGCGCTCGGCGGGCCTCGCCACGGTGGACATCAACGGGATGACGAGTGCCAGCCTCTTCCTGCTGATCGCCCTGATGTTCATCGGCGCCAACAGCGGCTCGACGGGCGGCGGCATCAAGACCAGCACCTTCGCCATCCTGGTTGGCAGCGCGTGGAACATGGTGCGCGGTCGGGGTGAGCTGATCGCCTTCGGGCGGCGGGTGGAGCCGGAGAACGTGGTGCGGGCCGGGACCGTTACTACCCTGTACGCCCTGCTCGTGGCCTCATCCTTCTTCGCGCTGCTCGCCACCAACCCCAAACTCGGCTTCACGCACCTGCTGTTCGAGACGGTCAGTGCGGCGGCCACCGTCGGCCTCAGCCTGAACATTACTCCCCTGGTCAACGATCCCGGCCTGGTCATCCTGACCGTGCTGATGTACCTGGGGCGCATCGGCCCCGTCACCTTTGCGGTCGCCTTCAGTCTGCGAAGCCAGCAGAGCCGGAGCGTGAAGTACCCGCCGGAGCGGAACATTCTGGTGGGGTGA
- a CDS encoding TrkH family potassium uptake protein, with protein MTRPPLPPVSGPRPLGSEAPRVRKPLLSRVSPPQLIALTFALGILLGAGLLWLPVAHGEGRSVNFLQALFTATSALCVTGLNVIDPSRDFNRLGQVIIMLLVQVGGLGIITFGTVFALVTRRRVNYSERIRLAQQVSAFSAGDVVPLIRNIFLYTFVIEFVGAVLLAFRFVPLEGWGRGLFYAVFHSVSAFNNAGFALYSDNLVRFVGDPLVSLVIAFLIILGGMGFLVQLNVVAHLLNPRRSRMLVHSKLVLTMMVALLVIGTLMYLGLEWSNPRTLAPLPFGDKLLASFFQGVVPRTAGFNTQDYGAMRLGTIFITIILMFIGANPGSTGGGIKTSTFYVMMASAWSMVRGHRDTTLFARRIDQETVLRAMVVGLLSIGLVNTMFILLLVTNSRNDISFAQLFFEAVSAFATVGLSMNATPLLNTDQQLVLILLMYLGRIGPLTFAVAFNSRGQGDPVRYPAEKDILIG; from the coding sequence ATGACCCGCCCCCCCCTTCCCCCGGTGTCCGGCCCGCGCCCGCTCGGCTCCGAAGCCCCGCGCGTGCGTAAACCCCTGCTGTCGCGGGTCAGCCCGCCGCAACTGATCGCCCTGACGTTCGCCCTGGGCATCCTGCTGGGCGCGGGGCTGCTGTGGCTGCCCGTCGCCCACGGCGAGGGCCGCTCCGTGAATTTCCTGCAAGCGCTGTTTACAGCGACGAGCGCCCTGTGCGTGACCGGGTTGAACGTGATCGACCCCAGCCGCGACTTCAACCGGCTGGGCCAGGTCATCATCATGCTGCTCGTCCAGGTGGGGGGGCTGGGGATCATCACCTTCGGCACGGTCTTCGCGCTCGTCACCCGGCGGCGGGTGAACTACAGCGAGCGCATCCGGCTGGCCCAGCAGGTGAGCGCCTTCAGCGCGGGCGACGTGGTCCCCCTGATCCGCAACATCTTCCTGTACACCTTTGTCATCGAATTCGTGGGTGCGGTTCTCCTCGCCTTCCGCTTCGTGCCGCTGGAGGGGTGGGGGAGGGGGCTCTTCTACGCGGTCTTCCACTCGGTCAGCGCCTTCAACAACGCGGGGTTTGCGCTGTACAGCGACAACCTCGTGCGCTTCGTGGGAGACCCTCTGGTCAGCCTGGTGATCGCCTTCCTGATCATCCTGGGCGGCATGGGCTTTCTGGTGCAGCTCAACGTGGTCGCGCACCTGCTGAATCCCCGCCGCAGCCGGATGCTCGTTCACTCCAAGCTGGTGCTCACCATGATGGTCGCGCTCCTGGTGATCGGGACGCTCATGTACCTGGGGCTGGAGTGGAGCAACCCGAGGACACTGGCGCCGCTTCCTTTCGGGGACAAGCTGCTGGCGAGCTTCTTCCAAGGGGTGGTCCCGCGCACGGCGGGCTTCAACACCCAGGACTACGGCGCGATGCGCCTGGGCACCATCTTCATCACCATCATCCTGATGTTCATCGGGGCGAATCCCGGCTCGACGGGCGGCGGGATCAAGACGAGCACCTTCTACGTGATGATGGCCTCGGCCTGGAGCATGGTGCGGGGCCACCGCGACACGACGCTGTTCGCCCGGCGGATAGATCAGGAGACGGTGCTGCGGGCGATGGTGGTGGGCCTGCTGAGCATCGGCCTGGTGAACACCATGTTTATCCTGCTGCTGGTGACGAACAGCCGCAACGACATCTCCTTCGCGCAGCTCTTCTTCGAGGCGGTGAGCGCCTTTGCCACGGTGGGCCTCAGCATGAACGCCACGCCCCTGCTGAACACCGACCAGCAGCTCGTGCTGATCCTGCTGATGTACCTGGGGCGCATCGGGCCGCTCACCTTCGCCGTGGCCTTTAATTCCCGCGGGCAGGGTGACCCGGTGCGCTACCCCGCCGAAAAGGACATCCTGATAGGGTAA
- a CDS encoding methyltransferase domain-containing protein: protein MPRPRTAPSTPRKSQGDHRARQPAHEYVLEALPGLEAVAEGELRMVPLARDLRGLRFWYPGEPGRLTRLRGAVAVYRVRAWDVPRPRGLLGHQQLGELTAFLEEVVRFGGHRSFRLAAAGRESSVMTRIAEELQTALNLPHDPEEGELLVRLRPQEDGPGWEVLARLTPRPLSARPWRVCNMGGGLNATIAYALHKLAGQRDEDRIFNPMSGSGTLLVERALLGPYDAMVGVDTSPQAVECARANLRAAGREVEVAQVDALETGLPPRSFDLIVSDLPWGDAVGTHGGNAALYPAFLTEMHRLCSRQGRLVVLTHEIKLFERLLREQDRWHARELFQVYSGGHHPRAYLLGKR, encoded by the coding sequence ATGCCCCGCCCCAGAACCGCGCCCTCCACCCCCAGAAAGTCCCAGGGCGACCACCGCGCCCGCCAGCCCGCCCATGAGTACGTGCTGGAGGCGCTGCCCGGTCTGGAGGCAGTTGCCGAGGGGGAACTGCGGATGGTGCCGCTGGCGCGCGACCTCCGGGGCCTGCGCTTCTGGTATCCCGGCGAGCCCGGGCGCCTGACCCGGCTGCGGGGAGCAGTCGCCGTCTACCGGGTGAGGGCCTGGGACGTGCCCCGCCCGCGCGGCCTGCTGGGGCATCAGCAGCTCGGCGAGCTGACGGCATTCCTGGAAGAGGTGGTGCGCTTCGGGGGCCACCGCTCCTTCCGGCTGGCGGCGGCGGGCCGCGAGTCGAGCGTGATGACGCGGATCGCGGAGGAACTCCAGACCGCCCTGAACCTTCCCCATGACCCCGAGGAGGGCGAACTCCTGGTCCGGCTGCGCCCGCAGGAGGACGGCCCCGGCTGGGAGGTCCTCGCGCGCCTCACGCCCCGGCCCCTCTCGGCGCGCCCGTGGCGGGTGTGCAACATGGGCGGCGGCCTGAACGCCACCATCGCCTATGCCCTGCACAAGCTCGCCGGTCAGCGCGACGAGGACCGCATCTTCAACCCGATGAGCGGCAGCGGCACCCTCCTCGTCGAGCGGGCGCTGCTGGGTCCCTACGACGCGATGGTGGGGGTGGACACAAGCCCTCAGGCCGTCGAGTGCGCCCGGGCCAACCTGCGGGCGGCGGGGCGCGAGGTGGAGGTCGCCCAGGTGGACGCCCTGGAGACCGGCCTGCCCCCCCGCTCCTTTGACCTGATCGTCTCCGACCTGCCGTGGGGGGACGCGGTGGGTACTCACGGGGGCAACGCGGCCTTGTACCCCGCCTTCCTGACGGAGATGCACCGATTGTGCAGCCGTCAGGGCCGCCTGGTCGTCCTGACACACGAGATCAAACTGTTCGAGCGCCTCCTGCGCGAGCAGGACCGCTGGCACGCCCGCGAACTGTTCCAGGTGTACAGCGGCGGCCACCATCCCAGGGCGTACCTGCTGGGCAAGCGGTAG
- the arsB gene encoding arsenical efflux pump membrane protein ArsB, whose protein sequence is MLAVLLVLLTVALVIWRPLGLGPARAATLGAALTLLTGAVHPSELPALWGATWNATLTLVGLITLSLLLDAAGFFRWAALHVARWGGGSGRRLLILLVVFSAGVTAVFANDGGVLILTPIVLELAGLLSLPRPATLAFALAVGFVVDAASLPLTISNLTNIIAADAFRLGFGEYARVMVPVDLAVVLTCLAVLLAVYGRTLPRRYDPAALPDPASAVLSWGVFRAGWAVTPLLLVGAFLAEELRVPLSAVVGLAAGAVWLVAARSGNVRSRAVLRSAPWNVVLFSLAMYTVVSGLRDAGITGTYGAWLAARAEGGTLPGVLASGLSVAGLSAGLNNLPALLTALLGLRESGVTGAARDALLFGAVVGADIGPKLTPIGSLATLLWLHVLRGRGLHVTWGEYLRAGLVLTPPVLLAGLLALWLVLGR, encoded by the coding sequence TTGCTCGCCGTCCTGCTCGTCCTGCTCACCGTGGCGCTGGTGATCTGGCGACCCCTGGGGCTGGGTCCGGCGCGGGCGGCGACCCTGGGCGCGGCCCTCACGCTGCTGACGGGCGCCGTCCACCCCTCCGAGTTACCCGCGCTGTGGGGGGCGACCTGGAACGCGACGCTGACGCTGGTCGGCCTGATCACCCTCAGCCTGCTGCTCGACGCGGCGGGCTTTTTCCGCTGGGCCGCGCTGCATGTCGCCCGCTGGGGGGGCGGGAGCGGGCGGCGGCTCCTCATCCTGCTGGTGGTCTTCAGCGCCGGGGTGACCGCCGTCTTCGCCAACGACGGCGGCGTGCTGATCCTCACGCCCATCGTGCTGGAACTCGCGGGGCTGCTCTCGCTCCCCCGGCCGGCGACGCTCGCCTTCGCGCTGGCGGTGGGCTTCGTGGTGGACGCGGCCAGCCTGCCCCTGACGATCAGCAACCTCACGAACATCATTGCCGCGGACGCCTTCCGGCTGGGCTTCGGCGAGTACGCGCGGGTGATGGTGCCGGTGGACCTGGCGGTGGTGCTCACGTGCCTGGCCGTGCTGCTCGCCGTCTATGGGCGCACGTTGCCCCGGCGTTACGATCCGGCGGCCCTGCCGGACCCGGCGAGTGCCGTGCTCTCCTGGGGCGTGTTCCGGGCGGGTTGGGCGGTGACCCCGCTGCTGCTGGTGGGAGCATTTCTCGCCGAGGAGTTGCGCGTGCCCCTGTCGGCGGTGGTGGGATTGGCGGCGGGCGCAGTGTGGCTTGTCGCGGCGCGGAGCGGGAACGTCCGCAGCCGCGCGGTGCTGCGCTCGGCGCCCTGGAACGTGGTGCTGTTCAGCCTCGCCATGTACACCGTCGTCTCCGGCCTGCGGGACGCGGGGATCACGGGGACCTATGGGGCTTGGCTGGCGGCGCGGGCGGAGGGGGGAACGCTCCCCGGCGTGCTGGCGTCGGGGCTGAGCGTGGCGGGCCTGAGCGCGGGCCTGAACAACCTCCCCGCCCTGCTGACCGCCCTCCTGGGCCTGCGCGAGAGCGGCGTGACGGGCGCCGCGCGGGACGCCCTGCTGTTCGGTGCAGTCGTGGGCGCGGACATCGGCCCGAAGCTCACACCCATCGGCAGCCTCGCCACGCTGCTGTGGTTGCATGTGCTGCGCGGGCGCGGCCTGCACGTGACCTGGGGCGAGTACCTTCGCGCCGGGCTGGTCCTCACGCCACCCGTGCTGCTGGCGGGCCTGCTGGCCCTGTGGCTCGTGCTGGGCCGTTAG
- a CDS encoding VOC family protein codes for MRVLRTVPNVPSRDLSQSRRFYGETLGYCVVMDLGWIVTFASPTDPAAQVSVISREPSGLHPNVSVEVDDVDAAHAEMRRQGVEVVYPLRDEPWGVRRFFVRDPGGTVVNVVMHR; via the coding sequence ATGCGTGTCCTCCGCACGGTGCCCAACGTCCCGAGCCGCGACCTTTCCCAGAGCCGCCGCTTCTACGGCGAGACGCTCGGCTACTGCGTCGTGATGGACCTCGGCTGGATCGTGACGTTCGCCTCGCCCACTGATCCGGCCGCCCAGGTCAGCGTGATCTCCCGCGAGCCCTCCGGCCTCCACCCGAATGTCAGCGTGGAGGTGGACGACGTGGACGCCGCCCACGCCGAGATGCGGCGGCAGGGCGTCGAGGTGGTCTATCCCCTGCGGGACGAGCCCTGGGGCGTTCGGCGCTTCTTCGTGCGCGACCCGGGCGGCACGGTGGTCAACGTGGTGATGCACCGCTGA
- a CDS encoding VF530 family DNA-binding protein, with protein MPDPASRHPDPLHGVTLEQIVVRLADRYGWEGLARRIPIRCFQHEPSVPSSLKFLRKTPWARAKVEALYVTLVRDERET; from the coding sequence GTGCCTGACCCCGCCTCCCGACATCCCGACCCCCTGCACGGCGTCACCCTGGAACAGATCGTGGTGCGGCTGGCTGACCGCTACGGCTGGGAGGGCCTGGCGCGGCGCATACCCATCCGCTGCTTTCAGCATGAGCCCAGTGTGCCTTCCAGCCTCAAGTTCCTGCGGAAAACACCCTGGGCGCGGGCTAAGGTGGAGGCGCTGTACGTGACCCTCGTGCGGGACGAGCGGGAGACGTGA
- the allB gene encoding allantoinase AllB, whose product MGPELDLIVRGGTLVTARGVGRADIGVAGGQVVEVAPEITQGARGELDARGLHVFPGVIDAHVHFNEPGRTDWEGLATGSRALAAGGGTLFVDMPLNSTPPTVTRAAFEEKRALAEAKSVTDFALWGGLVPGMVDHLPDLAQAGAVGFKAFMSHSGIADFSSVDDGTLEAGLRAAAALDLPVAVHAESDELTARLAAALRSAGRTDIRAYLDSRPVAAEVEAITRACALAHGAGARLHIVHVSSGAGVAEAVAWRARGTRVTVETCPHYLTFTEEDVERVGATLKCAPPLRAGADLGALWTALREGRVDTVGSDHSPSPADLKDRADFFEVWGGIAGVQSTLAALLTGAEVHDLPLPRVAEVLGTAPARVLHLPGKGDLAPGFDADLTLVDPGRSPLLTRENLYDRHKLSPYAGRVWRGEIRRTLVRGRTVWDGQGFAEPGLGRLARPGPALPKTTV is encoded by the coding sequence ATGGGGCCGGAACTGGACTTGATCGTGCGCGGGGGAACGCTTGTCACGGCGCGGGGAGTGGGGCGGGCGGACATAGGTGTGGCCGGGGGACAGGTCGTGGAGGTCGCGCCCGAGATCACCCAGGGCGCCCGGGGGGAGCTGGACGCCCGGGGCCTGCACGTCTTTCCCGGCGTAATCGACGCCCACGTGCATTTCAACGAGCCCGGCCGCACCGACTGGGAGGGCCTGGCGACGGGCAGCCGGGCGCTCGCGGCGGGTGGGGGCACCCTCTTCGTCGACATGCCCCTGAACAGCACGCCGCCCACGGTGACCCGCGCGGCGTTCGAGGAGAAACGCGCGCTGGCCGAAGCAAAGTCGGTGACCGATTTCGCGCTGTGGGGCGGGCTGGTGCCGGGGATGGTGGACCACCTCCCCGACCTGGCCCAGGCCGGGGCCGTGGGCTTCAAGGCCTTTATGAGCCACTCGGGCATCGCCGACTTCAGCTCGGTGGACGACGGGACCCTGGAGGCGGGCCTGCGCGCGGCGGCAGCCCTCGACCTGCCCGTGGCCGTCCACGCCGAGTCGGACGAGCTGACGGCCCGGCTCGCGGCGGCATTGCGCTCCGCCGGGCGAACCGACATCCGCGCCTATCTGGACAGCCGCCCGGTCGCGGCGGAGGTCGAGGCCATCACCCGGGCCTGCGCCCTCGCGCATGGGGCGGGCGCCCGGCTCCACATCGTTCACGTCAGCAGCGGGGCGGGCGTGGCCGAGGCGGTGGCCTGGCGGGCGCGGGGCACCCGGGTCACCGTGGAGACCTGCCCTCACTACCTCACCTTCACCGAGGAGGATGTGGAGCGCGTCGGGGCCACACTGAAATGCGCGCCGCCGCTACGTGCCGGGGCAGACCTGGGGGCGCTGTGGACCGCGCTGCGGGAGGGCCGGGTGGACACCGTCGGCTCCGACCACTCGCCCAGCCCGGCGGACCTCAAGGACCGGGCGGACTTCTTCGAGGTCTGGGGCGGCATCGCGGGTGTGCAGAGTACTCTGGCCGCGCTGCTCACGGGGGCCGAGGTGCATGACCTCCCCCTCCCGCGTGTGGCGGAGGTGCTGGGGACCGCCCCCGCCCGCGTACTGCACCTCCCCGGGAAGGGCGACCTCGCGCCCGGGTTCGACGCGGACCTGACGCTGGTGGACCCGGGCCGCTCTCCCCTCCTCACGCGGGAAAACCTGTATGACCGCCACAAACTTAGCCCCTACGCGGGTCGAGTCTGGCGGGGCGAGATTCGCCGCACCCTGGTCCGCGGCCGCACGGTGTGGGACGGGCAGGGCTTCGCCGAACCCGGCCTCGGGCGACTGGCGCGGCCCGGGCCCGCTCTCCCGAAAACCACCGTCTGA
- a CDS encoding metallophosphoesterase family protein, with amino-acid sequence MRLAIFGDVHGNRFALEAVLEDIRQTAPDGVLNLGDSVWGAADPEGAWALQAERAPVTVRGNTDERVAGMRPGKERMRSWLLAQLPAGVPGALAALPIFVDTADGEVRVTHGSPRSPWEDLLLTGEGEHTRPAHFGELRERLGDFTYEAGGRMCVVGHTHHEMLAVVNGVTVVNAGPVSRQKDGLPLARWVLLTRRNGNWAAEFRRTAYDVEAAASWARANAPGNMGEDEAQWLLEGRAP; translated from the coding sequence ATGAGACTCGCCATCTTCGGGGACGTTCACGGCAACCGCTTCGCGCTGGAGGCCGTGTTGGAGGACATCCGCCAGACTGCACCGGACGGGGTGCTCAATTTGGGAGACAGCGTCTGGGGTGCCGCCGACCCGGAGGGGGCCTGGGCGCTCCAGGCCGAGCGAGCCCCGGTGACCGTTCGCGGCAATACCGACGAGCGGGTGGCGGGGATGCGGCCGGGCAAGGAGAGGATGCGGTCGTGGCTGCTCGCCCAGCTCCCGGCGGGCGTGCCCGGAGCGCTCGCCGCGCTGCCCATTTTCGTGGACACGGCGGACGGGGAGGTGCGTGTGACCCACGGCAGCCCCCGCAGCCCCTGGGAGGACCTGCTGCTCACCGGGGAGGGAGAACACACCCGGCCCGCGCACTTTGGGGAACTACGGGAGAGGCTAGGCGACTTCACCTATGAGGCCGGTGGCCGCATGTGCGTCGTCGGGCACACCCACCACGAGATGCTGGCCGTGGTGAACGGGGTAACGGTCGTGAACGCCGGGCCAGTCAGCCGCCAGAAGGACGGCCTGCCGCTTGCCCGCTGGGTGCTCCTGACCCGCCGGAACGGGAACTGGGCCGCCGAGTTCCGCCGCACCGCGTACGACGTAGAGGCTGCGGCGTCCTGGGCACGGGCAAACGCCCCAGGCAACATGGGCGAGGACGAGGCGCAGTGGCTTCTGGAAGGACGGGCACCCTGA